In Aquimarina sp. TRL1, a single window of DNA contains:
- a CDS encoding Pycsar system effector family protein: MNKIVKITNDYVFNLFENDLLDTFVYHNYVHTHRVVKSTNEIITHANLSEKEELTLQLAAWLHDTGYTVDPHNHEEESAKIARNFLEKNEVDKEIINNVESCILATKMDVIPSNDLEKIIKDADCSHFAKDYFMETSDLLRKELKLQNIKAYSSDEWLLESINFFIKKHSYYTPYALQHWEGKKQENLLKLIEKLNKKKKKKDSQDDALKAKIKAQIKNDSPERGVQTLFRVTLRNHIKLSDIADTKANILLSVNAIIISLALSSLIPKLDSPGNHHLIIPTMVLVLSSVVSIILSIMSTRPNVTSGEFTKEQIKNRQVNILFFGNFHKMPYDEYQWAIKEISKDKEHVYELLTKDLYYLGIVLNRKYKLLRVTYNVFMAGIIISVIAFLIAFYSI, encoded by the coding sequence ATGAACAAGATTGTAAAAATAACAAATGATTATGTTTTTAATCTCTTTGAAAACGATTTACTAGATACTTTTGTTTATCATAATTACGTTCATACCCACAGGGTAGTTAAAAGTACAAATGAAATCATTACACATGCTAACTTATCCGAAAAAGAGGAACTCACCTTACAATTAGCTGCTTGGCTACACGATACAGGATACACTGTAGACCCACATAATCACGAAGAAGAAAGTGCTAAAATTGCTCGGAATTTCTTAGAGAAAAACGAGGTTGATAAAGAGATAATCAACAACGTAGAAAGCTGCATTCTAGCCACTAAAATGGATGTCATCCCTTCTAATGATTTGGAAAAAATCATTAAGGATGCTGATTGCTCACATTTTGCCAAAGATTACTTTATGGAAACAAGTGATCTCTTGAGAAAAGAGCTCAAATTGCAAAATATAAAAGCATACTCCAGCGATGAATGGTTGTTGGAAAGCATTAACTTTTTTATTAAAAAACATTCTTATTATACCCCATATGCACTTCAGCATTGGGAAGGAAAGAAACAGGAAAATCTTTTAAAACTAATTGAAAAATTAAATAAAAAGAAGAAAAAGAAAGACTCCCAGGATGATGCTTTAAAAGCGAAAATAAAGGCACAAATAAAAAATGACAGCCCTGAAAGAGGAGTACAGACCTTATTTAGGGTAACGCTCCGAAACCATATAAAATTAAGTGATATAGCTGATACTAAAGCCAATATTCTACTTTCGGTTAATGCCATTATAATTTCTCTGGCATTATCCAGTTTAATCCCTAAATTAGACTCTCCGGGAAATCATCATCTTATCATCCCAACCATGGTATTGGTACTTTCTAGTGTCGTTTCCATAATTCTTTCTATTATGTCTACTCGTCCTAATGTTACCAGTGGAGAGTTTACGAAAGAACAAATAAAAAACAGACAAGTCAATATTCTATTTTTTGGTAATTTTCATAAAATGCCATATGATGAATATCAATGGGCCATTAAAGAAATTTCTAAAGACAAGGAACATGTCTATGAATTGCTTACTAAGGACTTGTACTATCTGGGAATTGTTCTAAACAGGAAGTATAAATTATTGCGAGTTACCTACAATGTATTTATGGCTGGTATTATTATTTCTGTTATTGCATTTTTAATTGCTTTCTATTCAATCTAA
- a CDS encoding SMP-30/gluconolactonase/LRE family protein, with amino-acid sequence MSRQFFLGTLVMLLVFSCTDPQERTDLTEEGVFTKGIEGPATDSEGNIYAVNYSKEGTIGRVTTDGKSSLFISLPGKSIGNGIRFANDSIMYVADYTNHNVLEINIKTKDIQVYAHQATANQPNDIAISPEGILYASDPDWKEGTGNVWKITKENGFELLEANMGTTNGIEVSPDGKKLYVNESVQRKVWVYDRMPSGNLKNKKEFYSFEDYGLDGMRCDPLGNLYICRYDKGTVAVLSPQGQLIKEYVLKGKKPTNITFSNDYKECFITMADRGCIEKVLNTLL; translated from the coding sequence ATGAGCAGACAATTTTTTTTGGGTACTTTGGTGATGTTACTAGTATTCAGTTGCACTGATCCCCAAGAACGTACAGATCTAACAGAAGAAGGTGTTTTTACAAAAGGAATTGAAGGACCAGCAACTGATAGTGAGGGGAATATTTATGCGGTAAACTATAGTAAAGAAGGGACAATAGGTAGGGTAACTACAGATGGAAAAAGTTCTCTCTTCATATCCTTACCAGGTAAAAGTATAGGGAATGGGATTCGATTTGCGAATGATAGCATTATGTATGTAGCAGATTATACCAATCACAATGTTTTGGAAATCAATATCAAAACTAAAGATATACAGGTGTATGCACATCAAGCTACAGCGAATCAACCGAATGATATTGCCATTAGTCCAGAAGGAATCTTATATGCCAGTGATCCTGATTGGAAAGAAGGAACAGGAAATGTCTGGAAGATAACAAAGGAAAACGGATTTGAATTACTGGAGGCAAATATGGGAACGACGAATGGAATAGAAGTGAGCCCAGATGGAAAAAAACTATACGTCAATGAATCCGTACAGCGAAAAGTATGGGTGTATGACAGAATGCCTTCGGGAAATCTGAAAAATAAAAAGGAATTTTATAGTTTTGAGGATTACGGTTTGGATGGAATGAGATGTGATCCGCTGGGGAATTTATATATCTGTAGATATGATAAAGGGACGGTCGCTGTATTATCTCCTCAAGGACAATTAATCAAAGAATATGTATTAAAAGGTAAGAAACCAACTAATATTACTTTTAGTAATGATTATAAAGAGTGTTTTATTACCATGGCAGATAGAGGATGTATTGAAAAGGTGCTAAATACCTTATTGTAA
- a CDS encoding GAF domain-containing protein, which yields MKVLDQDFPLDIWISFTKFFEAYRENVTSENELLRDRAKRIVAIADQYPELESGIQSEERIQELMPQINMILEDSFSEILQKNEIKLATIPFKNIVLKCTRRYENIIKAAGKDFEPTIENLDEDYYYIMGCSIILTSYYGYNIDFKRPFISSIPDMSGILRHYKILYNADFIKITKKEGTRDITNEDVAELLDNFGDIDLWKEKFAPNSWIFQGVIIANMFDVTMDVSLSNFKAKLLKYDKEEEQNETFLEDFQKIFKAIFNLPDIKIGFSDYNEEEQVFETVPFKNVQSYLLHDKKMDCCEAMVCRESYDHLFKESTYFAISDVEKSSQLAPEEGMYKRLLKQNIKSIIIAPIVSGEKLLGIMEIVSPNVRELNSINAHKLQDVMPYLVDSVLRSKAEMEDEMELVIQKECTSIHTSVYWKFREEAKRFLRSKIDGEATSFREVVFEDVYPLYGQIDIKGSSEARNTSIQKDLILQLNLINDVMSKVIEEEPLPIYNQLKYRIDVYIQSINEQFQVDSEQNILDFIRNEITPLFEHLEKKNDKIDALIYDYKTELDENLSIVYKHRKAYDESVMIINKRLADLLDKKQVEAQKMYPHYFERFKSDGVEHNMYVGESITKKNSFNQIYLHNLRLWQLQVMCEMENEYYLLKKDLPVAMDVASMALVFNSSLSVRFRMDEKRFDVDSTYNARYEVVKKRVDKANIKGTNKRVTEQGKLVIVYSQRSDEKEYMKYIHFLQAKNYLKEGVEIVELEDLQGVTGLKAIRVDILYHKNKEAKEFYTYEELMEALN from the coding sequence ATGAAAGTGCTAGATCAGGATTTTCCATTAGATATATGGATTAGCTTCACTAAGTTCTTTGAAGCATACAGAGAAAATGTAACGAGTGAGAATGAATTGCTAAGAGATAGAGCCAAGCGAATAGTAGCAATTGCAGATCAATATCCGGAGCTGGAATCCGGAATTCAGTCAGAAGAACGCATACAAGAATTAATGCCACAAATCAATATGATTTTGGAAGATTCTTTTTCTGAAATACTGCAGAAGAATGAAATCAAACTAGCGACGATTCCTTTTAAAAATATTGTATTAAAATGCACTCGTCGTTATGAGAATATTATAAAAGCGGCAGGAAAGGATTTTGAACCAACAATAGAGAACTTAGATGAAGATTATTACTATATCATGGGGTGTAGTATTATTTTGACAAGCTATTATGGATACAATATAGATTTTAAGCGTCCTTTTATTAGCAGTATTCCGGATATGTCTGGAATATTGAGGCATTATAAGATTTTATATAATGCAGATTTTATAAAAATAACCAAAAAAGAAGGAACCAGAGATATCACTAATGAAGATGTGGCAGAGTTACTGGATAACTTTGGTGATATTGATTTATGGAAAGAAAAGTTTGCTCCTAATAGTTGGATTTTTCAAGGAGTAATTATCGCTAATATGTTTGATGTGACCATGGATGTTTCCTTATCTAATTTCAAAGCAAAATTGCTGAAATATGATAAAGAAGAAGAGCAAAATGAAACATTCTTAGAAGATTTTCAAAAAATATTTAAGGCAATATTTAACCTCCCGGATATAAAAATCGGTTTTTCAGATTATAATGAAGAAGAACAAGTTTTTGAAACTGTGCCTTTCAAAAATGTACAAAGTTATCTCTTACACGATAAAAAAATGGATTGCTGTGAGGCAATGGTATGCAGAGAATCATATGATCACCTCTTTAAGGAATCTACATACTTTGCCATTTCGGATGTGGAGAAAAGTAGTCAGTTGGCCCCGGAAGAAGGGATGTATAAACGTTTACTGAAGCAAAATATTAAAAGCATTATTATTGCGCCAATAGTAAGTGGAGAGAAGTTGCTGGGGATTATGGAAATTGTATCTCCAAATGTTAGAGAACTCAATAGCATCAATGCACATAAGCTACAAGACGTAATGCCATATCTGGTAGATTCTGTTTTGAGATCCAAAGCAGAAATGGAAGATGAAATGGAGTTGGTAATTCAGAAAGAATGTACATCAATTCATACTAGTGTATATTGGAAATTCAGAGAAGAAGCAAAGCGATTTCTGAGATCAAAAATAGATGGAGAAGCTACCTCTTTTAGAGAAGTGGTTTTCGAAGATGTATATCCATTATATGGTCAGATCGATATAAAAGGTTCTTCTGAAGCCAGAAATACTTCTATCCAAAAGGATTTGATTTTGCAACTAAACCTTATCAACGATGTAATGAGTAAGGTTATAGAAGAAGAACCCTTACCTATTTATAATCAGCTAAAATACAGGATAGACGTCTATATACAAAGTATTAATGAGCAGTTTCAGGTAGATAGTGAGCAAAATATTCTTGATTTTATACGTAATGAAATTACTCCTTTATTTGAGCATCTGGAGAAAAAGAATGACAAAATAGACGCATTAATTTATGATTATAAAACTGAGTTGGATGAGAATTTAAGTATAGTTTATAAGCATAGAAAAGCCTATGATGAATCTGTAATGATCATCAATAAAAGATTAGCGGATCTTCTGGATAAAAAACAGGTAGAAGCGCAAAAAATGTATCCTCATTACTTCGAACGATTTAAGTCTGATGGAGTAGAACACAATATGTATGTAGGAGAATCCATTACCAAGAAGAACTCATTTAATCAAATTTACTTACATAATCTTAGATTGTGGCAGTTGCAGGTGATGTGCGAGATGGAAAACGAATATTATTTGTTAAAAAAAGATCTTCCTGTAGCTATGGATGTAGCCTCAATGGCATTAGTTTTTAATTCATCGTTGTCGGTACGGTTCAGAATGGATGAAAAACGATTTGATGTAGACAGTACCTATAATGCGAGATATGAAGTTGTAAAAAAGAGAGTCGATAAGGCAAATATCAAAGGAACCAATAAGAGAGTTACCGAACAAGGAAAACTGGTTATTGTATACTCTCAGCGTTCTGATGAGAAAGAATACATGAAGTATATTCACTTTTTACAAGCTAAAAACTACCTGAAAGAAGGAGTAGAGATTGTAGAACTGGAAGACCTTCAGGGGGTTACTGGTTTAAAAGCAATCCGAGTGGATATCTTATATCATAAAAATAAAGAAGCCAAAGAGTTTTATACATATGAAGAATTGATGGAAGCGCTTAATTAA
- the glmM gene encoding phosphoglucosamine mutase codes for MTLIKSISGIRGTIGGSVGENLTPIDAVKFASAYGSWLKKDANKEYPTVVIGRDARISGAMIQQLVMNSLVGLGIKVIDIGLSTTPTVEVAVPIEKADGGIILTASHNPKQWNALKLLNNKGEFLNALDGKKILEIAESDSYHFADVDHLGTITTNDTYIDVHIDEVLKLPLVDAEVVKQAKFKVVVDAVNSTGGIAIPALLKKMGVEVVELYCEPNGHFPHNPEPLKEHLTDLSELVIKEKADLGIVVDPDVDRLAFMSENGEMFGEEYTLVACADYVLGKTSGNTVSNLSSSRALRDVTQKHNGSYEASAVGEVNVVEKMKQTNAVIGGEGNGGIIYPELHYGRDSLVGVALFLTHLAEKKCTVSALRDSYPSYYMSKNKIQLTPELNVDTVLQAFHDKHASEEVSTVDGVKVDFADCWVHLRKSNTEPIIRIYTEALSQEKADKLAEDTIVSIQQIIEVGV; via the coding sequence ATGACATTAATTAAATCAATTTCAGGAATTAGGGGTACTATTGGTGGTAGTGTAGGAGAAAATCTTACTCCAATAGATGCGGTAAAATTTGCATCAGCATATGGAAGCTGGTTAAAAAAGGATGCGAATAAAGAGTATCCTACCGTAGTTATTGGTAGAGATGCCAGAATCTCCGGGGCTATGATCCAGCAATTGGTAATGAACAGTCTTGTAGGATTAGGGATTAAAGTTATCGATATAGGATTATCGACAACACCAACTGTGGAAGTAGCAGTGCCGATAGAAAAGGCAGATGGAGGAATTATTTTGACAGCAAGTCACAACCCAAAGCAATGGAATGCCTTGAAATTATTAAATAATAAAGGAGAGTTTCTCAATGCTTTAGATGGGAAAAAAATATTAGAGATAGCAGAAAGTGACAGTTATCATTTTGCCGACGTGGATCACTTAGGAACGATAACCACTAATGACACTTATATAGATGTACATATCGATGAGGTATTAAAATTACCTTTGGTAGATGCAGAAGTCGTAAAACAAGCAAAGTTTAAGGTTGTTGTTGATGCTGTGAATTCTACAGGAGGGATTGCGATTCCTGCTTTACTAAAGAAAATGGGGGTTGAGGTTGTAGAATTATACTGTGAACCTAATGGTCATTTTCCACATAATCCAGAACCCTTAAAAGAACACTTGACAGATTTATCTGAGTTAGTTATAAAGGAAAAAGCTGATTTGGGAATTGTAGTAGATCCAGATGTAGATCGTTTGGCTTTTATGAGTGAAAATGGAGAGATGTTTGGAGAAGAGTATACGTTGGTAGCTTGCGCAGATTATGTATTAGGAAAAACTTCTGGAAATACAGTCTCGAATTTATCATCAAGTAGAGCCTTGAGAGATGTAACTCAAAAACATAACGGATCATATGAAGCCAGTGCAGTAGGAGAAGTGAATGTTGTAGAGAAAATGAAACAAACCAATGCAGTGATCGGAGGAGAAGGAAATGGAGGAATTATTTATCCAGAATTACACTATGGGAGAGATTCTCTGGTAGGGGTAGCCTTATTCCTAACACACTTAGCTGAGAAGAAATGTACGGTAAGTGCTTTAAGAGATTCTTATCCTTCTTATTACATGAGTAAAAATAAAATTCAATTAACTCCTGAGCTCAATGTAGATACTGTTCTTCAGGCATTTCATGATAAGCATGCTTCAGAAGAAGTGTCTACAGTAGATGGAGTAAAAGTAGATTTTGCAGATTGTTGGGTTCATTTGAGAAAAAGTAATACCGAACCAATAATACGAATTTACACAGAAGCACTCAGTCAAGAAAAGGCAGATAAACTAGCAGAAGATACTATCGTATCAATACAACAAATTATAGAAGTTGGTGTCTAA
- a CDS encoding TlpA disulfide reductase family protein, translating into MNRIILLLVGILVIATACEKEKKGYNITAKTIGFEDGDIVYINALSQSNRPSVIDSVIIKNQQFSIALPDIETRDFNYLTFKTPAAKNPLNSNVLFIGENYPLQMTIYKDSLRSSVVTGGPENELFFKYISGTKSFGKQKVKLGNDLVVATRLKQEEKIAQIKKEQQELPEKAKQFRKEIAKNNPNSLVAIMALTDLMNLKIMSAKDVKNTLSQMDPSVVSSRLGKRLSSFVESAIGIIDVGSVIEDFSAPTPEGKNLSLKEVMGKYTIIDFWASWCKPCRAENPNVVRVYNKYHDKGLNIIGVSLDRNKDHWIKAIKDDNLQWSHISNLQYWQEPIAREFGVKSVPSTFLIDDKGLVIAKNLRGMALENKIKELLGEEEPAL; encoded by the coding sequence ATGAATCGAATCATTCTATTGCTTGTAGGTATTTTAGTAATAGCTACTGCTTGTGAAAAAGAAAAAAAAGGATATAACATTACTGCCAAAACTATTGGTTTTGAAGATGGAGATATCGTATATATCAATGCATTAAGCCAATCTAACAGACCTAGTGTTATTGATTCTGTAATTATTAAAAATCAACAATTTTCTATAGCATTACCAGATATAGAAACCAGGGATTTTAATTACCTGACTTTCAAAACCCCAGCTGCTAAGAATCCGTTGAACAGCAATGTACTATTTATAGGTGAAAACTATCCACTACAGATGACCATCTATAAAGATAGTCTGCGTTCTTCTGTTGTTACTGGAGGGCCTGAAAATGAATTGTTCTTCAAGTATATATCCGGGACAAAATCATTTGGCAAGCAAAAAGTAAAACTGGGAAATGATCTCGTGGTTGCTACCCGATTAAAACAAGAAGAGAAAATCGCTCAGATTAAAAAAGAACAACAAGAACTTCCGGAGAAAGCTAAGCAATTCCGAAAAGAAATTGCTAAAAACAACCCGAACTCTCTTGTAGCAATAATGGCATTAACAGACTTAATGAATTTAAAAATTATGTCTGCAAAAGATGTTAAAAACACCTTATCTCAGATGGATCCGTCTGTTGTTTCCAGCAGATTAGGAAAACGTCTAAGTTCTTTTGTAGAAAGTGCAATAGGAATCATTGATGTCGGAAGTGTTATTGAAGATTTCTCTGCACCTACTCCCGAAGGGAAGAATCTTTCTTTAAAAGAAGTAATGGGAAAATATACCATCATAGACTTTTGGGCTTCCTGGTGTAAGCCTTGTAGAGCAGAAAATCCAAATGTAGTTCGTGTTTATAATAAATACCATGACAAAGGATTAAATATTATAGGAGTATCTCTGGATAGAAATAAGGATCATTGGATTAAAGCGATAAAAGATGACAATCTGCAATGGAGCCATATTTCTAATTTACAGTACTGGCAAGAACCTATTGCCAGGGAATTTGGCGTAAAATCAGTTCCTTCTACATTCTTAATTGATGACAAAGGGTTAGTCATAGCCAAAAACCTGAGAGGAATGGCATTAGAAAACAAGATAAAGGAATTATTAGGAGAAGAAGAACCCGCATTGTAA
- a CDS encoding rhomboid family intramembrane serine protease yields the protein MQNINVVMLLIIGANVLVSIKGFNDYSFFEKYKFNIGGIRRGEQLRMLTSGFLHVDMTHLFFNMFSLYFFAPVVISYLGDIKFLIIYLGSLLVGNILSLLFHKDEYHYSAVGASGAVSGIIYSAILFKPGMSLFIMFIPIPIPAYIFGIGYLLYSIYGMKSKTDNIGHDAHFGGAVGGYILTLLMAPRLLTTNLLMVFLLAIPILILLLLKKLGKL from the coding sequence ATGCAAAATATTAATGTGGTCATGCTATTAATTATAGGAGCTAATGTACTGGTTTCTATAAAAGGTTTCAATGATTATTCTTTTTTTGAGAAGTATAAATTCAATATCGGAGGTATTCGACGCGGAGAACAATTGAGAATGCTGACATCAGGGTTTCTTCATGTAGATATGACTCATCTGTTTTTTAATATGTTTTCCTTGTATTTTTTTGCCCCTGTTGTGATTAGCTATCTGGGAGATATAAAGTTTTTGATCATATATCTGGGGAGTCTTCTTGTAGGGAATATCTTGTCATTATTATTTCATAAAGATGAATACCACTATAGTGCTGTAGGGGCTAGTGGGGCAGTTTCTGGAATTATATATTCTGCTATCTTGTTTAAACCAGGTATGAGTTTGTTCATAATGTTTATCCCAATTCCTATACCTGCTTATATTTTTGGAATTGGATACCTTTTATATTCTATTTATGGTATGAAAAGCAAGACTGATAATATTGGGCATGATGCGCATTTTGGAGGAGCAGTGGGAGGATATATACTTACATTATTAATGGCGCCCAGGCTATTGACTACGAATTTATTGATGGTGTTCTTATTGGCAATTCCGATACTAATTCTATTGTTGCTTAAGAAATTAGGAAAACTCTAA
- a CDS encoding lysophospholipid acyltransferase family protein, whose product MQRLIYYTIYPVLWSISKLPWRLFYGLSSCIYYLVYYIIRYRRKTVTANLTLVFPEKNTSEINRIRKAFYKHMCDMFLEMIKSISITKEEMLERFRVTNIEDFHALEKENKSIVVLMGHYASYEWSSAIDLLSINPCVGIYKKVRNPYFDKMVHRIRGRFSARLIESHDVVRTISQDIKKGDICSYGMIADQSPKIWNAKYWTDFMGVTVPVFLGASLIARKFDLTVLYLQINKKKRGYYEATFVPIKKEDNTSNDRFYYIKAYLRLLENQIKEKPEYYLWTHKRWKHRNAEKPNKAIVD is encoded by the coding sequence ATGCAGCGACTAATTTATTATACTATATACCCTGTTCTATGGAGTATTTCCAAGCTCCCATGGCGCTTATTTTACGGGTTATCTTCATGCATTTACTATCTGGTGTATTACATTATTAGATACAGGCGAAAAACTGTTACAGCGAATCTAACGCTGGTTTTTCCTGAGAAAAACACATCTGAAATAAATCGCATTCGAAAAGCTTTTTATAAGCATATGTGCGATATGTTTTTAGAAATGATCAAATCGATTTCGATTACCAAAGAAGAAATGCTGGAACGATTTAGAGTAACTAATATTGAAGATTTTCATGCATTAGAAAAAGAAAACAAAAGTATTGTTGTCCTTATGGGGCATTATGCCAGTTATGAGTGGTCATCTGCTATTGATTTATTATCTATAAATCCATGTGTAGGGATTTATAAAAAAGTTAGAAATCCCTATTTTGATAAAATGGTACATCGCATAAGGGGACGATTCAGTGCCCGTTTAATTGAAAGTCATGACGTTGTTCGTACTATTTCACAAGATATCAAAAAAGGGGATATTTGTTCCTACGGAATGATTGCTGACCAATCCCCTAAAATATGGAATGCTAAGTACTGGACTGATTTTATGGGAGTGACTGTTCCTGTCTTCCTTGGAGCATCATTAATTGCCAGAAAGTTTGACCTTACTGTACTATACTTACAAATCAACAAAAAGAAAAGGGGATATTATGAGGCTACTTTTGTCCCTATTAAAAAGGAAGACAATACCAGTAATGATCGATTTTATTACATCAAAGCGTATTTAAGGCTGTTAGAAAATCAAATAAAGGAAAAACCAGAGTATTACCTCTGGACACATAAAAGGTGGAAGCATCGAAATGCTGAAAAACCTAACAAAGCAATTGTAGATTAA
- a CDS encoding ACP phosphodiesterase, which translates to MNFLAHIYLSGDDTELRIGNFIADAVKGKKFLEFPDRIQQGIILHRKIDTYTDTHPIVRQSISRLFPKYRHYSGVIVDILYDHYLAANWQKYHATPLNKYVSLFYQDLETYHDILPKNIKRFYPYMIKDNWLLSYATVTGISTVLHNMNHRTKNKSKMNFAVIELEEYYDEFQKEFESFFKELIHYSNSEIQKL; encoded by the coding sequence ATGAATTTTTTAGCACATATTTACTTGTCGGGAGATGATACGGAATTAAGAATCGGTAATTTTATTGCCGATGCTGTCAAAGGTAAAAAATTTTTGGAATTTCCGGATCGAATTCAACAAGGGATTATTCTACATAGAAAAATAGATACTTATACAGATACTCACCCTATTGTGCGTCAAAGCATCTCTAGATTATTCCCTAAATACAGACATTACAGTGGCGTCATTGTCGATATTCTATACGATCATTATCTGGCTGCTAATTGGCAAAAATACCATGCCACTCCCCTGAATAAATATGTAAGTTTATTCTACCAGGATCTGGAAACATATCATGATATTCTTCCTAAAAACATCAAAAGGTTCTATCCATATATGATCAAGGATAACTGGCTACTAAGCTATGCTACGGTTACCGGAATTAGTACCGTATTACACAATATGAATCATCGAACCAAAAATAAATCCAAGATGAACTTTGCTGTGATAGAACTAGAAGAATATTATGATGAATTCCAAAAAGAATTCGAATCCTTTTTTAAAGAATTAATACACTACTCCAATAGTGAAATTCAAAAATTGTAG
- the ggt gene encoding gamma-glutamyltransferase has protein sequence MKYHFYILLFFFICLFSCKNNADHSTPSKKKIPVKGTIARQAMVVSARKEASLIGKQILQKGGNVFDAMVATEMALAVAYPYAGNLGGGGFMVYRKANGEIGALDYREKAPKTASRDMFLDEHGTVIPKKSQLGALAVGVPGTVAGVFAVHKKFGTLPIETILTPVIELADTGYVVTKKQEKRLQRFKDIFIKTNGDTILYAQPFKATDTIKNTSLANTLKRILKNGKDEFYKGETAHTIVDFLQQKGGIISLDDLASYEAKWRNPVTFDYKDLRIISMSPPSSGGICLAQIMKMIEPYDIQQYGHNQLKTIQIITEAERRAYADRSFYLGDPDFVTIPIDSLLSDTYLNTRMGTINFDKATLSSELNHGNISGYESDETTHYSIVDQFGNAISVTTTINGAYGSKLYSEELGFFFNNEMDDFSAKPGVPNMFGLIGAEANAIAPEKRMLSSMTPTIVEKNGNLWMSVGTPGGSTIITSVLQTILNVKEFNMSMQEAVNAPRFHHQWLPDHITFEPNSFDKQLLIDLKKKGYQINEKETTIIGKVDGILVLKDGTLEGGADKRGDDTAVGF, from the coding sequence ATGAAGTATCATTTCTACATTCTTCTTTTTTTCTTCATCTGCCTTTTTTCCTGTAAGAACAACGCTGATCATTCTACTCCTTCAAAAAAGAAAATTCCTGTAAAAGGAACTATTGCTCGGCAGGCTATGGTTGTTTCTGCCAGAAAAGAAGCTTCTCTCATCGGAAAACAAATCTTACAAAAGGGAGGAAATGTTTTTGATGCGATGGTTGCTACAGAAATGGCATTGGCCGTAGCATATCCTTATGCGGGAAATCTCGGAGGAGGTGGATTTATGGTGTATCGGAAAGCAAATGGTGAAATCGGGGCTCTTGATTATCGCGAAAAAGCCCCTAAAACAGCTAGCAGAGATATGTTTTTGGATGAGCATGGAACAGTAATTCCTAAAAAAAGCCAGCTAGGAGCCCTGGCTGTTGGAGTTCCCGGAACAGTTGCTGGTGTTTTTGCCGTTCATAAAAAATTTGGAACACTTCCTATTGAAACAATCCTTACTCCTGTAATTGAGCTTGCCGATACGGGCTATGTAGTTACTAAAAAGCAAGAGAAAAGACTACAGCGATTTAAAGATATTTTTATCAAAACCAATGGAGATACCATCTTGTATGCACAGCCATTCAAAGCCACTGATACTATCAAAAATACGAGTCTGGCTAATACCTTGAAAAGGATCCTGAAAAACGGAAAAGATGAATTTTATAAGGGAGAGACTGCTCATACAATAGTTGATTTTTTACAGCAGAAAGGAGGAATTATCAGTCTGGATGATTTGGCTTCTTACGAAGCCAAGTGGCGTAATCCTGTTACTTTTGATTATAAAGACCTTCGTATTATTTCTATGTCTCCTCCTTCTAGTGGAGGGATATGCCTGGCACAAATTATGAAAATGATCGAGCCTTATGACATTCAGCAATACGGTCATAATCAACTAAAAACGATTCAGATAATAACCGAAGCAGAAAGAAGAGCTTATGCCGATAGAAGTTTTTATTTGGGAGATCCGGATTTCGTGACAATTCCAATAGATTCTTTGTTATCTGACACCTATCTCAATACTCGAATGGGTACAATTAATTTTGATAAGGCTACTCTTTCTTCTGAACTTAATCATGGAAATATCTCAGGCTATGAAAGTGATGAAACAACCCACTATTCTATCGTAGATCAGTTTGGAAATGCAATTTCTGTTACTACTACAATTAATGGTGCTTATGGTTCAAAATTATATTCAGAAGAACTCGGTTTTTTCTTTAATAATGAAATGGATGATTTTAGTGCCAAACCGGGAGTGCCTAATATGTTTGGTTTGATTGGAGCCGAAGCAAATGCAATTGCACCAGAAAAAAGGATGCTAAGTTCAATGACCCCTACTATTGTAGAAAAAAACGGGAATTTATGGATGTCTGTAGGAACCCCCGGAGGATCTACTATTATAACATCTGTACTACAAACAATCTTAAATGTCAAAGAGTTTAATATGAGTATGCAGGAAGCTGTCAATGCTCCCCGGTTTCACCATCAATGGCTTCCTGATCACATAACATTCGAACCCAATTCTTTTGACAAACAACTTTTGATTGATTTAAAAAAGAAAGGGTATCAAATTAACGAAAAAGAAACAACTATCATCGGAAAAGTGGATGGTATTCTAGTCCTTAAAGATGGAACCCTGGAAGGAGGGGCTGATAAACGAGGGGATGATACCGCTGTTGGATTCTAA